A region of the Pseudarthrobacter phenanthrenivorans Sphe3 genome:
ATCGTTCCGCTTCGACGTCTTTTGCGAGTCTAGCGCCAGCCCCGGCCATGCGACAGGGGTAAAACGGTACGAACATACCGGCGCGCCCATCCTGCGCCCGCGTCGGCTAACTGTCGGGCGCAACTTGCGCGCAAGTCCGTTCCTTACCAGATTCGGCCGGCAAGCCCAAGGTCGAGTTTTCGGCTCGATTGGCATACGTTGGAGCGACTATGTCGCAGCTCACATCTGTTGGGGGAGTTCAGGCAGGCGCTGTCTGAACGGAGGCGGGCAGACCGCAACCCGCAAACGAAAAGAGTATGGAACCCATGCAGGCAATACCCATGGCTGTGACCGATGACGTCGGCTGGCTCGCATCAGTAGAAGAAGCGATCGATGCGGTGTTCCGCCCGGCCGCTGAGATATTTTCGACAGTAGTTTTCTTCCCCATCACGATCGGCGACGTCAGTTTTCCCGCCGTAGTGGCCTGGCTTATTGCCGCCGGAGTCATCATCAGCATCTACTTGGGGCTGATCCAGTTCCGCGGCCTCAAGGTGTCCTACGAGGTTGTGCGCGGACGATACTCAGCCCACCACGATCCTGGAGAGGTGCCGCACTTCCAGGCACTGACCTCTGCCCTGTCCGGAACCGTGGGTCTGGGAAACATCGCGGGCGTGGGGGCCGCCATGGCGCTCGGCGGTCCCGGCGCCACCTTCTGGATGATCCTGGCCGGGCTGCTGGGCATGGCCACCAAATTTGCCGAATGCACCCTGGGCGTCAAGTACCGCGAGGTGCATGAAGACGGCACCGTTACGGGTGGCCCTTTCAAGTACCTGCCCATTGCTTTCAAGAAGTTCGGCAAGTGGCCGGGCAAGGTCCTCACCGGAATTTTCGCCGTCTCCATCCTGATCTTTGGTGTCGCGGGTGGAAACATGTTCCAGGCCAACCAGACGTTTGCACAGATGAGGAACGTCACTGGTGGCGATGAAGGCCTTCTCGGAAGCGCTGGCGCTGCACTGGTCTTCGGCCTCATCCTCGCAACGCTTGTTGCCGCCGTGATCCTTGGTGGCATGAAATCTATCGGCGCCACCACCAGCCGGCTCGTGCCGGCCATGGCAGCCGTCTACGTGATTGCCTGCCTCTTCGTCATCTTCGTGAACATCGGCCAGGTACCGGCCGCTTTCAACGCCATCATCACCGGCGCCTTCAACCCGGCAGGAATGGCCGGCGGCCTGGTGGGCGTCATGATCGTCGGTTTCCAGCGCGCCGCCTTCTCCAACGAGGCGGGCCTGGGTTCAGCTGCCATTGCGCATTCGACCGTGAAGACCCGCCGCCCGGTCAGCGAGGGCTTCGTTGCCATGTTCGAACCCCTCGTTGACACAGTGGTCATCTGCACCATGACTGCCCTTGCGATTGTCATTGCCGGCGCACCGAGCCTCCAGTCCGGAATCGATCAGGTCCAGGCCGGCGAAGGCGCGCCCGACGGCGTTATCCTCACGTCCGATGCCTTTGCCACGGTCCTGCCCTGGTTCCCTGTGGTCCTGGCCGTGGCAGTGGCCCTGTTCGCCTTCTCGACGCTAATTACCTGGTCCTACTACGGACTGAAGGCATGGGAATACCTCTTCGGGCGCAGCAAGGCATCCGAGATTAGCTACAAGTGCGTCTTCCTGTTTTTCACGGTAGTGGGAACGGTGCTGACCTTCACCCAGGTCCTGAACTTCGCCGATGCAGCCTTGTTCATCTGCGCGTTCGTAAACCTGCTGGGCGTGTACATGCTGCTCCCGGTCATCAAACGCGAAATGAAGGCCTACCTGGCAGAACGGAAGTGTGGCGACCTCCACAAGCTCGGCGCCGCCGAGGCTGACGAGGTGGGAACGCACCGGGCCTAGCGCCGGACCACGCAGCCACCTTCCCTCCCCGCGGACGCAGGGGCCGGCGCCGCCATGGCGCTGGCCCCTTTTGTGCTCAACCTCCCCTTTAGGGTGAACCCGCATTGACACCGCTTGTGACCCCTGCCATATTTAAAGCGTGAACCTGTCAGACAGCCGGACAGCAGGACAGCCTGCTCCCCTCGCGCGGCTTAGCGCCGCCGAAGCGGTGTTCAACGCGATCCGGCAGGACATCGAGTCCGGACGGCTGGGCGTCGGCAGCAAGCTCAGTTCCGAAGCCACGCTCTCGCAGCAGTACGGCGTGAGCCGCTCGGTCATCCGAGAAGCCCTCCGCTCCTGCACGGCACTGGGCCTGACTGTCACGAAAACGGGCAAGGGCACCTTCGTGGTGGCCAACCAGGTGGCGAACGACCTCACCCTCGGCCAGTACTCCGCCCGGGACCTCACCGAGGCACGTCCCCACATCGAGGTCCCCGCCGCCGGACTCGCTGCCGAACGGCGCACCGAGGAGGAGCTGGACACCCTCCGGCATCTGGTGGCCGCCATGGGCACCGAGACCGACCCTGAGTCCTGGGTAGCCCTGGACTCCAGCTTCCACGCGGCCATCGCCCGGGCCAGCGGCAACAAGGTCTTTGCCAGTGTGGTGGCTGATATCCGCGACGCCCTGGCCCACCAGTCCGAAACCTTGAACATGGTGGCAGACCGGCAGCACGCCTCAGACGTGGAACACCAGCAGATCCTTGCCGCCATCGAGGCAGGCTCCGCGGAGGAGGCCCGCGCGGCCATGGCCCATCACCTCCACGCCGTGGGCGTGGCCCTCGACTCCATCCTCAACAACTAGCTCCCGCTAAGCACACCACCCCAAGGAATCCATGCTCTCCCCTGCGCTTTCCGCTGCCCGCACTGCTGCCATCCTCGCGCAGCACACCCCGCTGGTCACCGCCACCCGCGATGGACTGGTGGAAAGCGTCCACTACGGATCAGCAGTTGCCCTCGACGCGAACGGAGCGATTGCCGCCGCTGCCGGCGACCCCACCGCGCCCTTCTACCCCAGGTCCTCCCTCAAGCCGCTCCAAGCCGTGGCCATGGTCCGCGCCGGTCTCGAACTGCCCGCCGACCTTCTTGCCCTCGCGGCAGCAAGCCACTCCGGCGCCGCCCAGCACCGCGATGGCGCCCTGCGCATCCTCGAACTGCACGGCCTCAGCGTGAGCGACTTCGAAAACAGCGCCGACCTCCCGTATGGAACGGCTGAGCGTGCGGAATGGCTGCGCAACGGCGGCGGGGCCACGCAGCTCACCCAGAACTGCTCCGGCAAGCACGCCGCCATGGCCGCCACCTGTGTCATCAACGGCTGGCCCGTCGAAGGCTACCTCCACCCCGATCACCCGCTGCAGCAGCTTGTGGCTGAGACCGTAACCGAACTCACGGATGAAGAACCCCTCGCCCTGAGCACCGATGGCTGCGGCACGCCACTGTTTGCCCTGACCCTGCCGGGCATGGCCCGCGCCTTCGGGCTGATTGCCCGCGCCGCCGCGGACGACGACGGCACTGCGGCAGCCGCCGTCGGGCTCGCCATGCAACAGCACCCCGAGATGGTGGCCGGGGAAAGCCGCGACGTCACCGGGCTGATGCGCCTCCTCCCGGGCTCGGTGGCCAAGGACGGCTTTGAGGGCGTCCAGCTGGTGGGACTGGCGGACAGATCAGCCGTGGCCGTGAAGATTTCCGACGGCGGCGACCGCGCCCGGATGCCGGCCACCGTGAAACTGCTCGAAGCTCTGGGAATTGATACTTCATCGCTCTCCACCATCGCCACCGCACCCGTCCTCGGCGGCGGGCAGCAGGTGGGCCTGCTCCAGGCAACCAACTTTCTGAACCAACCGTCCGTACCCGTCAACGAAGCCCCGTAAGGACCCATGACTGCCATCGAAACCGCAGCGGCCACCGCAACACCCGGTGTTCGCTCTGAACACGACCTGCTCGGATACCGCGATATTCCCGGCGACGCCTACTGGGGGGTGCACACGCTCCGGGCAGTGGAGAACTTCCCCATCACGGGGCAGAAGCTTTCCTCCAACATGCACCTGGTCCGCGGCCTCGCAGCAGTGAAGCTCGCCGCCGCCCGCACCAACCGCGAACTTGGCCTGCTGGATGCGGAACGCTCTGACGCGATCGAGCAGGCATGCCAGGACGTGCTGGATGGCCACCTGGCCGACCAGTTCGTGGTGGACGTGATCCAGGGCGGCGCGGGGACGTCGTCGAACATGAACGCCAACGAGGTCATCGCCAACCGCGCCCTGGAAATCCTGGGCCACCCCAAGGGCGACTACGCACGGCTGCACCCCAACGACCACGTGAACCTTTCGCAGTCCACCAACGACGTGTATCCCACGGCCGTGAAGCTCGGCACCATCTTCGCCGCGCGCGAACTGCTGGACGCACTGGCCGAACTGGAGGAAGCGTGCGCGTCCAAGGCCCTGGAATTCCGAACCCTGGTCAAGATGGGCCGCACGCAGTTGCAGGACGCGGTGCCCATGACCCTGGGGCAGGAGTTCGGCAGCTATGCCATCACCATCGGTGAAGACCGGCTGCGCCTGGCCGAGGCGGAACTGCTGATCCATGAGATCAACCTCGGCGCCACCGCCATCGGCACCGGCCTGAATGCGCCGGCCGGCTACGCGGAAGCTGCCTGCCGGCACCTTGCCGAGGTGACCGGCCTGCCATTGGTCACCGCCCCGGACCTGATCGAAGCCACCCAGGATGTAGGCGCCTTCGTGCACCTGTCAGGCGTGCTCAAGCGGGTGGCCGTGAAGCTTTCCAAGATCTGCAATGACCTCCGCCTGCTCTCCTCCGGACCGCGCGCCGGCTTTGGCGAGATCAACCTGCCGGCCGTCCAGTCAGGCTCGTCCATCATGCCCGGCAAGATCAACCCGGTGATCCCGGAAGTGGTCAGCCAGGTGGCCTACGAAGTCATCGGCAACGACGTCACCATCACCATGGCCGCCGAAGCCGGACAGCTCCAACTCAACGCGTTTGAGCCCGTCATCGTCCACAGCCTCCACAAGAGCATCTCCCACCTGGAAGCAGCGTGCCGCACCCTTACCGCGCGCTGCATCCGGGGTATCACCGCGAACACCGAGCACCTCCGCCGTACCGTGGAGCAGTCCATCGGCCTGGTCACCGCCCTGAATCCCCACCTGGGCTACGCCACCGCCACCGCCATCGCCAAGGAAGCACTGGCAACCGGCAAGGGCGTGGCCGAACTCGTCCTGGAACACGGACTCCTCACCGACACCCAGCTTCAGGAGCTCCTCAGCCCTGAGCGCCTCGCCAACCTGAGCAAGTAATCCCCCATGCCAACGGATACCCCAAGGACCCCCATGTCGAATCCCACGCTCCCTGACCACATTATTGATGGTGGCCATGCCCATGCTTCGGAGGCTGCGCTGCATGCCGAGGACAAGGGCTACCACAAGAATTTGAAGCCCCGGCAGATCCAGATGATCGCGATCGGCGGTGCGATCGGCACCGGCCTGTTCCTCGGTGCCGGCGGCCGGCTCAACGCGGCCGGCCCGTCCCTGGTGATCGCCTACGCCGTGTGCGGGTTCTTCGCGTTCCTGATCCTGCGCGCCCTGGGCGAACTGGTCCTCCACCGGCCCTCGTCGGGCTCGTTCGTCTCCTACGCCCGCGAATTCTTCGGTGAAAAGGCGGCGTTCGTCTCGGGCTGGTTCTACTGGATCAACTGGGCCACCACCACCATCGTGGACATCACCGCCGCCGCCCTCTACATGAACTTCTTCGGCAACTACATCCCCTGGATGGCAGCCGTCCCGCAATGGGCCTGGGCCCTGATCGCCCTGGTGGTGGTCCTGTGCCTGAACCTGGTCTCGGTCAAGGTCTTCGGCGAAATGGAATTCTGGTTCGCCCTGATCAAGGTCGCCGCCCTGGTCATCTTCCTCATCGTGGGCACCTACTTCGTCATCTTCGGCACTCCCGTGGACGGCCAGCAGGTGGGCCTGAGCCTGCTGTCCGATAACGGCGGCGTCTTCCCCAACGGCCTGCTGCCCATGATCATCCTCATGCAGGGCGTCCTGTTCGCCTACGCCTCCATCGAACTCGTCGGCACCGCAGCCGGTGAAACCGAAAACCCCGAGAAGATCATGCCCAAGGCCATCAACTCCGTGGTCTTCCGCATCGCCGTGTTCTACGTCGGCTCCGTGATCCTGCTGGCCCTGCTGCTGCCCTACACCGCCTATGAAAAGGGCGTCAGCCCCTTCGTGACCTTCTTCGGCTCCATCGGCATCCAGGGCGTGGACGTCATCATGAACCTCGTGGTCCTCACCGCCGCCCTGTCCTCCCTGAACGCCGGGCTCTACTCCACCGGCCGGATCCTGCGCTCCATGTCCGTCAACGGCTCAGCCCCCAAGTTCGCCTCCCGCATGAACAAAGCCGGCGTCCCCTACGGCGGCATCGCCATCACCGCCGCCGTGTCCCTGCTCGGCGTCCCGCTGAACTACCTCGTCCCCGCCCAGGCCTTCGAAATCGTCCTCAACGTCGCCTCCGTCGGCATCATCATGACCTGGGCCACCATCGTCCTGTGCCAGATCCAACTCAAGCGCTGGGCCGACAAGGGCTGGCTCGAGCGCCCCTCCTTCCGCATGTTCGGCGCCCCCTACACCGGCTACCTGTCCCTGCTCTTCCTCGTGGGCGTCCTCATCATGGTCTTCATCGAATCCCCGCTCACCATGCTCGTCACTGCAATCGCCTCGGTCCTCATGGTCCTGGGCTGGTACGCCTGCCGCAAACGCATCCACGAAATCGCCGAAACCCGCGAAGGCCACACCGGCCTCTCCCCCGTCATCGCCAACCCGCCCG
Encoded here:
- a CDS encoding alanine/glycine:cation symporter family protein, which gives rise to MQAIPMAVTDDVGWLASVEEAIDAVFRPAAEIFSTVVFFPITIGDVSFPAVVAWLIAAGVIISIYLGLIQFRGLKVSYEVVRGRYSAHHDPGEVPHFQALTSALSGTVGLGNIAGVGAAMALGGPGATFWMILAGLLGMATKFAECTLGVKYREVHEDGTVTGGPFKYLPIAFKKFGKWPGKVLTGIFAVSILIFGVAGGNMFQANQTFAQMRNVTGGDEGLLGSAGAALVFGLILATLVAAVILGGMKSIGATTSRLVPAMAAVYVIACLFVIFVNIGQVPAAFNAIITGAFNPAGMAGGLVGVMIVGFQRAAFSNEAGLGSAAIAHSTVKTRRPVSEGFVAMFEPLVDTVVICTMTALAIVIAGAPSLQSGIDQVQAGEGAPDGVILTSDAFATVLPWFPVVLAVAVALFAFSTLITWSYYGLKAWEYLFGRSKASEISYKCVFLFFTVVGTVLTFTQVLNFADAALFICAFVNLLGVYMLLPVIKREMKAYLAERKCGDLHKLGAAEADEVGTHRA
- a CDS encoding FadR/GntR family transcriptional regulator — its product is MNLSDSRTAGQPAPLARLSAAEAVFNAIRQDIESGRLGVGSKLSSEATLSQQYGVSRSVIREALRSCTALGLTVTKTGKGTFVVANQVANDLTLGQYSARDLTEARPHIEVPAAGLAAERRTEEELDTLRHLVAAMGTETDPESWVALDSSFHAAIARASGNKVFASVVADIRDALAHQSETLNMVADRQHASDVEHQQILAAIEAGSAEEARAAMAHHLHAVGVALDSILNN
- a CDS encoding asparaginase — encoded protein: MLSPALSAARTAAILAQHTPLVTATRDGLVESVHYGSAVALDANGAIAAAAGDPTAPFYPRSSLKPLQAVAMVRAGLELPADLLALAAASHSGAAQHRDGALRILELHGLSVSDFENSADLPYGTAERAEWLRNGGGATQLTQNCSGKHAAMAATCVINGWPVEGYLHPDHPLQQLVAETVTELTDEEPLALSTDGCGTPLFALTLPGMARAFGLIARAAADDDGTAAAAVGLAMQQHPEMVAGESRDVTGLMRLLPGSVAKDGFEGVQLVGLADRSAVAVKISDGGDRARMPATVKLLEALGIDTSSLSTIATAPVLGGGQQVGLLQATNFLNQPSVPVNEAP
- a CDS encoding aspartate ammonia-lyase; translated protein: MTAIETAAATATPGVRSEHDLLGYRDIPGDAYWGVHTLRAVENFPITGQKLSSNMHLVRGLAAVKLAAARTNRELGLLDAERSDAIEQACQDVLDGHLADQFVVDVIQGGAGTSSNMNANEVIANRALEILGHPKGDYARLHPNDHVNLSQSTNDVYPTAVKLGTIFAARELLDALAELEEACASKALEFRTLVKMGRTQLQDAVPMTLGQEFGSYAITIGEDRLRLAEAELLIHEINLGATAIGTGLNAPAGYAEAACRHLAEVTGLPLVTAPDLIEATQDVGAFVHLSGVLKRVAVKLSKICNDLRLLSSGPRAGFGEINLPAVQSGSSIMPGKINPVIPEVVSQVAYEVIGNDVTITMAAEAGQLQLNAFEPVIVHSLHKSISHLEAACRTLTARCIRGITANTEHLRRTVEQSIGLVTALNPHLGYATATAIAKEALATGKGVAELVLEHGLLTDTQLQELLSPERLANLSK
- a CDS encoding amino acid permease → MSNPTLPDHIIDGGHAHASEAALHAEDKGYHKNLKPRQIQMIAIGGAIGTGLFLGAGGRLNAAGPSLVIAYAVCGFFAFLILRALGELVLHRPSSGSFVSYAREFFGEKAAFVSGWFYWINWATTTIVDITAAALYMNFFGNYIPWMAAVPQWAWALIALVVVLCLNLVSVKVFGEMEFWFALIKVAALVIFLIVGTYFVIFGTPVDGQQVGLSLLSDNGGVFPNGLLPMIILMQGVLFAYASIELVGTAAGETENPEKIMPKAINSVVFRIAVFYVGSVILLALLLPYTAYEKGVSPFVTFFGSIGIQGVDVIMNLVVLTAALSSLNAGLYSTGRILRSMSVNGSAPKFASRMNKAGVPYGGIAITAAVSLLGVPLNYLVPAQAFEIVLNVASVGIIMTWATIVLCQIQLKRWADKGWLERPSFRMFGAPYTGYLSLLFLVGVLIMVFIESPLTMLVTAIASVLMVLGWYACRKRIHEIAETREGHTGLSPVIANPPAATFKK